The window CACTTTTGGACGAGAGTTGAGTAGATACTCCGAGCAGCCATGTTTTTTACTGTCGTTCTCTGGAGGGTCCACAAGGGGGAACCATTGGAACTTTTTTGATATGGTAAGCATCCTACACTATTAAAATAATGTCtcttttaaaatactttaaaagttATTAAAACAGCACCGTTACTGGAAATTGTCTTCAGGTGAATACGGAAGTATTCGTTTTGtgatttgtgttgttttaaggGCCacaaaagtttgtaattagttgACACCTGAAATCACATTTTACCTGGACGGCAGGTGCAAGAGCTCTTGACCAATAGAATCGCTTAGATTTCACATTTCCATTATGGTCAAATTCTCACTTGTTGTCAAGCAGAGTTTGGGGGAACAATAGTTTTAGTGACATCATTGTAGAAATAGATTAGTTttgattatgattttatttgtttgttatatCAACACATCTTGGTAGGAAAATGTTTGAAGATCAATAAAAAGCAGTGATGCAATTAACATTTTAAGTAAACAGGGTACTATTTTTGAATTACTGTTTAGATCATCCACAAAAATAGATTAATAATTCATCAATTTAAACATCATGTCATTTGTACAAACAATAAAGAAATGTACAGTACTcacatgttatattttgtaaattcatttgatagagttttttttttacattaacaacacaaacacaattaaaattCTGCAGTTTTAATGTCCTCCAATGCATTGGCACAGTGTTTTGGGTGTTTCTTTGTGTGTTTATGGATCTATTACACTTTCATGCTGTGTGGGGGGCTCTCTCAATTATACACCCCCACTTCACCCACACCCCCACTTCACCCACACCCCATACagctatttttttgggggggtgcttTTATTCacttgtaaaataataatatacacatttttcgCACTGTTACAAGTCtggaaaacatgcaaagacAAGAGCTTTGCAGAAATTAATATAAGAGAGGAGATTAATTAAAGTCGTAAAGTATAATAATCCCACCAATAGTCGTTACAAAACATACAGAATATGTCAATGAAGAtggcaatttattttttaattgttatttttttatgttatgtagTTATTGGTGCACTAAGAGGTTGTTTTAATATTATAAGTTAATGCtttataatgaaaaatacagttcatattttgcagttttgtacattttctatGTCAACTCTTAGGATACTGATATTCCTGCAGATATATGAAAGAAGCTCCTGTTTCTCTGTTACCTTGGAAATgatgtgtttgttgttttgcaAAATACATGATATTAATTGGACCATGAACATGCCCGAGGGGTCTTGAATATAACCTCTCTAAAATATCTTGCATTAATGCCCCGGCAGCATTCCAAAAAATAGCCCTCAGGGTCAGTTTCACTTTCTATATTGAAACAACATTAGGTAGATATGTCTATCATAACAGCATACCGAAATAAGTCTCTAGGCCCGGGTTactacaaaacatttttatataatattgtattttatatcaTATCCACCCATCTAAGCTAGCCAATGcaaaatgacttttaaattttaaatataaaaattggtTTGCAAATGAGATTggctcatttcattttcaatccCTCCCCTGTTGCAGCATAGCATTTTAAGTAGAACTGAAATCCAATTTCTTCCTATTTTATAAGATCAATTTAAAGCAGGCAACTACTGATGCAAAGAGCTGCATCATGTGCATTGCCTGTTGACTGTTCTGACAGTCTTTCCAGGGTCACATGGTTCAAAAGGAAGCTCCAGGACAGACCAACTTCATCGTCAGCTGCTGATCACAAGATCTTTTCTAAGACAGGCACAAATGAGGGAGATGTGCGAGCATAATTTCACTATTAATAACTCATGGTTTAACATTGATATTCGTCTCAATGGCTCCATCAAAGATGACAACCCTTGCGATTTCCATGTTAAATAACACTTGTTGATGATTAAgttttaaataaacaatttttgATCTGATCTAGAattaacaaatgtttttttttctttttcactcaAGATACTCCACCCATTGGATCTTCACATCTCCCTCCCTTGTACGCATTGGATGATCAGCATTTGTGCTCAGTAACTCCTTTGTTTGGCTAAGCATCAGTCCCAGTTTTATGAGTCGACTGGAGACAGCACccctttgcacatttttttaacagaaaacagACTGTTTACATCTTTAAAATTAGAAAACCAAGTCCAATTTTGGTAAGTATTAGTATCCAGAGTTGAAATATGGTCTACTTGATCAATTTTGTCCTCCAGTGTTAATCTCTCATCACAGCCTGAAACCAGAGACCCAGTGGTTACCTGAGCCAGTGGGGGCATGACACTCCGAAGGCCAGCTGCTCACCTGCCGATGGGCTGGAGGAGATCCGGAGACGAGTCGCACTGGGAAACCCAAAGCTCCAAGGGGGAGAGCTTTCTATCCGTCAATTGGCGAGCCCCCCGGCCTCGGAGTGCCATCGAGGGCAGACAGTTGGATGGTTGGTTGGGGCAACTCCATAGGATGCAGGGCGATAGCCATCAGGCTCCGATATTCTGCGACCAGGAACCAAGCAATCGCAGACCGTACAGGACTCCGTCCTTCAGTGGCGTCTCGTCTTCGTGTGGCAGTATGAAGGGTAGTTTAACAGGCAGCCGGGAGTCCCTGCAAAGTGAGTTCATTGCCCAGCGGAGGGGAAGTCTGGAAAGGGTTCATATCTCGCAGACCCCCAAAAAGGAGCAGTCTCAACGAAGTTATGTTGTACCTGTAAAAACCGGGTGGCTTCCGATTCAGAGAGTGATGAAGGTGGAGGATTCACAGGGTCATAGACAGATTGTTTCACCACATTCTGCTGCCCAGGTAAGACAAGAGATGCTTCACTTTTAACTTATCCACATTTTTACAACTTAAGTTGGCAAATTGTGTTAACCACAGTCACTTCTGGTGGTTACTGCTGAAATCTAAGTTTCAATTCAGGCTCCATCACATCTGAATTACATTATAATGTAATGTTGTAGTCTTGGACTCCATACAGACCTTTAACATCAATTAACATTtatcaattaattttgtttacagGTGAAATTGAAGCAACCTATCACCCCAACATTTCTGAAGAGTCGAGGATCTGTTAGCCTATACAAAGGTTTTTTCCCCTCATCCTACAAAAACACATTAGCCATAGCAGGAACAGGGATATATCTCAAGACTGAAATACCTCCTAGGTTAAGCTTCTAATCAGCACCATGATGgccgcctctttttttttttagcaatgctTCAAACCAACTGGACTGgatgatgaaaaataataaaagtctATTGGTAAAGCAGCTGCTGCCTATTGTGGCCCCACAGCCATGTTGGTGGGATTGCTTCTGATAGAGAAGAGGGTCTATTCGCCTGGAAAATGTGACAATATCAGATAGGGATCTAGAGGCCGAAAGATAAGATGAGATGTAGACTGATTAAAGAAGTATAGCCTCCCATTTGCTAATCTTTGAGCATGTCAGACAAATAAAAAGTAACTATCACATGTACTCCTATTTTACTGTAGTCTTTTAATTATATGGCTTAATTTAATGGAAAATATGCAATTGGCTGGTTATCTGTGATAGGctggatgaatgaataatttggaaaatatgttaTACATATTATATGGATATTGCAAAGTATTTAGGTGAATTATTGGAGTCATGGGACCCTATTTTGAGAAACACTGGCCCAAGATTGAATGTCTTTGAGCCTGTACTATTCTCACTTTTCCGTACTAACATCCATTATTGACATTGTCAACATTGTCACAATGAGTGTGAGCTAAGCCaaatgtgtgcatgtgcgtgtacAAGAATGAGAAGGGGGAGTTCATGtcttaatcatttgttttgccTTGTTACACGCTGTTCTAGACGACCAAGCTGAGAAAAGTCAACGCAAGACATGGCAGACACCAGACCGATCTTCCCCTGTCATCAAACAGGTACTTGATGCATAAAATTACCGGTTATACCTAATTCAATCTTAAAATTTGCATTCCAGATGACCCAAAAATTAAGTGTATTTCCCAAATGTGGGGTCCACTGTAATAGTTGTTCCCTCACTGTctaaaatgacctaaaatgtgGATTATGTGGCTTTTGTTGTTATTCTTGTTAACTATGGATAGCTGCCTTGAACTAAACAATCCAATACATAGTCCTTTTTCTCGTCTTGTATATCAATCTGTCTGATCCTCTACAAAGTGCATCAGTATTTTCTCCTTGTTCGATGAACTGGGTGAGAAGATGTGCTGCGTTTTCGCTTTTTTGGCTTCTTTATTGGGTCTGGAGTCTCATTGTTATTCTGCACGGGCTAAGTCACAGACACCGTGTGCTGCATGGCTCTCAGTCGCTGCCTCCGTGGCTGGCGGGGCATCGAGTGTGTCGAGCTTTTAGTCATCTGACTGGAGAATAAACAATAGTAGTAGGCCTGATTGAAGGCGACATAACTGACccacttttttaaaagtagtcCTACTGTCAAGACCTCTTGCTTAAATCATTAAAGGACAGTCTCTTTTCAACAGGCAAGGTTAGATAGTAATAAACGCCATCAAAATGAAGATGGACTAAAACCAATTATCATCTTTTCTGTAGGTGGCGGACAATGAGACGCAAAAACCTGGAATCTGGCAAGCAATCAGAAGAGGCTGGAACATTAACAGACTCTCAGGGACTCGGTCCAGTCAACGCTCAACAGTAATCCCATCGGAACCACGTCTGGAGGTCCCTGCGAACAGAAAAGTTAGTGATAAAGAGCCCCAACATAGTCCCCTGAGAACTGCTGTGTATGGCAGACCTGAATCTGTACAGCGAGTGTTCTGTGGAGCTTCTGGTATGGATTTAGTGTTTTACATTTAGTTTTCATATATAGAACCTTTGTCGATTTATCTCTGTTCCTTAGACCCCCacagggaggaaaccagagtagagGAACGGCCACTACGTAGTCCAGCACCACCTCCTTTCGAGCCGTACCGGCGTCATAGCCTTCAGCCATCAGAAATCCAGACCTCATCCACCACAACCACTCTTGTCCCTCGCAACAAAGTGGGCTTTTCTTCCATCACCATCTCCAGCCGGAAAGTCGGCCGTTCAGCAAGTCTCAATACGTCGGATAGAACTTCTGGCCAGACTGCCAACTCCCTGAACGTTGAAGCCATGGGCCCCAGGAAGGCCACCATTGTCAAAGTGACTGAACAGAGGACAACAGTCAAACCTATGCCTGTAGTACACCAGAGAAAACCCGCCATAATAAAAGTGACTGAGCATAAGGAGAGCTACAGTCCAGGAACTGGGTATACTATGGGGAACATTTCTCCTTGCGGGAATGAGACAGAACCAGTAAAAAGTTGTGAACCTGCTCCTTCTGAGGTCCTCGAACAAGAACCTAAAAGGCCTGTTATCAGGAAATGGAGTTTAGGCTTCCAGGAGACCCTCCCACAACCCCAAAATAAAAACCAACAGGAGGCAATTCCCATCAGGTGGAGTTCCACGCCATGCCTCACCCTCATTCAAAAACCGGGTAAGTATGCCAGGCTTCTTGTtgcctgagatttttttttctgcaagcaCAAAGGCTGCCATTTAGAAATaaagttagattagattagataacattttattcattccgtaCTTGGGAAATTCACTTTGTTGCAGCTGTGCTAGTTTGTGTTGCTCTGCCAATTTTATTCAATGGGGTTTTTTCTTATGTCATTTCGGCCTTGGTCTCACCTAACTGAGTTATTTTTGCGCGAAGAAATGATCatgtaatgttatttttctacATCTTGTACTTCTTTCACAGTACAAATacataatactaatactacaaaaACCATGTTGTGCATTCCCCATTTTCATTTGCACAATTTTCAATTCCTAATTCTTAAAATTGGCATTCTAGGGACTGTTAATAGTAATTAGATTTACACTAGAGatccttttatattttttttaggttcttcgggatgttttttaataaataatgcaATCTTTgaccttacaaaaaaaaaagaaaaaacctcAGAAGCCTCAGTGacgttaaaaaatgttaaaatattgcTACGAGAAAGTTCTCACTTGTGTCCTTGATAGGAAAAGATGTTAGTCAGCATGATGTCCTTGCACTAACAAATCTGCTTGATTATTCAAAGCAAGCAGCAGGAGCCAGCAAGCGTGATGCTCATTCACCATGTGCAGTGAATAAATATTCTTCCATTCCATTATCTAACAAATCGCTGTTGCCAAACACGAAACCTAATATAATGCCCACAGACTGAATTGCATTTTCACATCTTGCTAGCAAATCAGCACATTATCTTCTCCAAAAATTATAACTATTAAATGTTAGGCACTAGAAGTCCAATCCGTTttacccagtaaaaaaaactgtgaaataGTTATATTTTCAGTTCAACATACTGAAATAAGATGTATTTATTCCAATATATTTGCATTTCAGACCCCCATCAGTCTCCAGAGGAAGTCCTGGCCCTTAACGCTGCAGCCATCATCGCAAATATTAAACTCCAAAGACAGCTAAGTCAGAAAAAAACCCTCCCCTGTAATTCCAAGCAGGAATCCTCCACCTCCCCCAAGGGAAATACAGGTATTATTACTCCTCAAATGTAATAATCACTTACCCGCCTTATTAAACATTGATTTCGGTCAGAATGATCTAAAAGATGTTGCCAGCACTGCACTTTTGCGTCTTAAGATAGCACCTTTAATTGAATCAAATGCTGAAGTTGGGCCCGAGGGGGCTAAGGAAGACCAACATCCtgctaaatgaaaataaaaataatatgattATTTCTGCCTCAGCGGTGATAAATGGGGGAGACTGCGGAAAAGTGCAAAATGGTGTTCCAAGTTGTGATGAGACTTGTGCAGAAGCCGCTTCAACTACTGTTGACGTTCTTGGACCACAACATGCTGTTTCTCTACAGGTGAGTTCTTCATTCAAATGAACTCTTATTAGTTGCCATTCACATGGATATCTgagttttagtttagtttttatatACACATTGCAAGCCTGTCAACTTTTCccttattttatacattttttggtcaaagtgttgcatttgtacattattatttattgcttattaAGGGCATAATAATGTGGGTAATCTAACTTTTGCCTTAAGTCAACTGAGATAGGATTCTTCACCCTGACAATGATGGCTAATGCTGAGTCTTCCATTTGTCTGttttattatgttattttttgttattcgtCAATATTACGGTCCATCAATTCATTGGAGGAGAATATTTCTTTGTCACTCTTAATTTGACCAGAAAAGAATGTAAACAGGAACTATTGGAGATCATAGAGGTTATTTCTGAAGATTAGCTCATGAGTTCCCTCAACTCAAATAAAATGAAGGGGAAATGATTCAATCAGGCctttaaatgtgttttgctgccatcttgtaGCATCTGAACGAAATTACAAGGGTATTTTCTAGTTTTTCCTAGTGGAGTATGTTTCAACAACACTGTTTTAGCATATTATATCAACAAGTGGCTCTCGAGGCGCAAGTGGctcccagccaaaatgaatgtggcattatttttttatataaacccAACAGAACGTGACCCAAACTCAATAGGATGTGATTTGAGTTTAGCAAGCAAAGCATCCCCATGCATTTATGGATTTCAGTTTCGCTCTTGATGGGCTTCATTCACTTTCTAAAATCATTTTGATCTCTGCAGGAAGCGCTTCGGAAGTCCCGTCCACACTTCATCGCCCGCTCCCAGGAGCGCGTCCAGAAGATGAGGGAGCGGAGGGAGCGCTCCACGGCTGGAGGCCCGCAATCCACGAAAGGATACCAACAACTCGCCCGCTCCCTCAACTGTAATTTCAAATAATATCCACTCATGAACctattcatcattcattcatgatCCGAACCACTTTACCCTCATTAGTGtcacaggggggtgctggagcctatcccagctgaatgtTGAATGGCCAATCAGccaacaatgcatgtttttggaatgcaaaCTGATAATAATATACTTTGTTTGTGTGGTTCTAGATAATATGTCAAAATCTAGGAAGGAAGGAGCCAAGGATCTCAAATCAAATCGGTGAGTAAATTGTAATTAATGAAGAAAATCTGATggcaaaatgcaataaaatatatatatatatatatatatatatatatatatatatatatatatatatatatatatatatatatatatatatatatatatatatatatatatatatatatatatatatatatatatatatatatatatatatatatatatatatatatatatatatatatatatatatatatatatatatatatatatatatatatatatatatatatatatatatatatatatatatatatatatatatatatatatatatatatatatatatatatatatatatatatatatatatatattgttatgaCAGGCCGCAAACAGAAGCCAAAAGGCGAAAGgacgaagaaaagaaaaagaaagagactTGTTTGACCAATAGACAGCGAGCAGAGCTGTTCAAAAAGGTACCTCAACTATTCActtttttcttaatgttttgtttttgcaaatatgtgcaaatatttttgccattttttaaaattagtatTTGTGGTATACCCCACTAGAGAGCAGTGTTTCTTCATATTTCTCAAATATTTTCAGTCCAAATCCTTTTTTATTTGTGCtttatttattctttcattcatttcttgacctttttgcattattatacttttctctcatttttttctagaaaatttTGAATCAGATTCTGCACAGAAGCAGCAACTGAATGACAACAGTGGATGTTTTCCCccaaacatttaatttattgtatttgtgAAAAGTATCATAAATAAacaaagttgttttatttttgtttcattacaAGTCAaccaatcatttaaaatgaagagtaaatgCAATGCATGTAAATAGAATTGTTGCAGAAATCtgcaaaacaatattttccatTGATTAGTACAAAGTAAATGGCACATTTTTCTATTAATCCAGAAAGATGTAAAAGATGAATGACATTTCAATCCTTTTCAATGGTGCTTTGAGATAGACTTTTAAATACAGATGTCTGACAAAGTATACTCTGCCACCATTGTCATGTGATGGAATTGACTGTCCATCCGCAAGCGGCGATGGCCACTTATGAGGGGGCAAGATGGTGGAGTGTGACCTCATTTGAATGAAGAGCATCCAGCGTGAATGCTGTCTTTGTCCCAGTGCACACTGGCCATTTATTACAGCCAAAGCTCATGAAAATGGGAATGTCTATTCTTAGCACGTCTTAAAAGTACAAGTCGGCTCACTcaattgtcattaaaaaatattattaactTCAGAACAGTCCTAATATAAAAATTTGCAGATTAATCCTGAACTACACATTAgttttttccccttattttgACATATGAAGTCAGTCCATTTTATTATCAAACCTTAGTAGTATAAGTTATAACGACATACACTTGTGAGATGGGTTGAAACTGATATACTTCTTATTAACCAGAGTACCAATGGATTATAAAATACATCTTTCATTTTCAATATTAATTGAGACTGCCACACATCCTCACAAAAAAGGCAGACTTTtacaaaattgtattttgtattaatgCTATTTTATCAATTTCTCTTGAGAAAAGATGAATGAAAGATTGCTATTGGCCAGTGTATTAGATTTTAAtcatatataattttatttcttCATAAAACAAACATAGCCAGCAGCTATGTGAATACcgtatcggcctcacagtgggggacctgggttcaaatccaggtcggtccacctgtgtggagtttgcatgttctccccatgcctgcgtgggttttccccgggtactccgttttccacccacattccaaagacatgcatggtaggctgattggacactctaaattgcccttaactATGACTGTTAATGTGactatgaatggttgtttgtctccttgtgtcctgcaccAATACAGGATGTCCCCTGCTTTTGGCCCATAGTCaacagggataggctccagcaccccctgcgaccctagtgaggataaagtgggtcagaaaatgagatgatgtttatatatatgtatatatttatatacgcgcacacacacacacacacactaagtgTATGACGTTActcagcatgaaaaaaaaagtacaacctCCCCTTTAACATGCTTATTGTGAAAGGCCAAAGTTCCTCATTTCCGGTTTGACTGGCTTTAAGACCTAGTGCAGTTCCAGACGCACATGGTCATTCACTCACTAGACACAAAACACTTCTCTgccttctttcttcttccttttcggCTTTACTTTTTCCCCACTCTTGTCTCATTTTGTGCAAGcgatcttctttttcttctgccaATGACAATGGCTCTTCTTCCACGGGATTTCCCTTGCAAGTCATGCACGTTTCACGACGTCATTTGAATGCACGGGGGATGATGAAGACCCTGATGAAGAGGAAAAGGGGGCTTCGGCCGCACTGATCCCGTGTAGGAGGGCAGGCAGGCGGCCAGGTTATACCGCTATGGCCAGCGGAAACATGCTGCTTTTGACAGCACTTCTGGCAGGGCTGCGCGGGAGCGCGCATTTACCTGCGGGAGGTAAGAAGCACGCGCGTGCACAACTATCAGTCAACAATGAACAATTGGATGTCTCAGTGCAACATATGCATGGAAATGTTATCATATTGTATAaagtattttattatatat is drawn from Stigmatopora nigra isolate UIUO_SnigA chromosome 18, RoL_Snig_1.1, whole genome shotgun sequence and contains these coding sequences:
- the c18h10orf90 gene encoding (E2-independent) E3 ubiquitin-conjugating enzyme FATS, which codes for MTLRRPAAHLPMGWRRSGDESHWETQSSKGESFLSVNWRAPRPRSAIEGRQLDGWLGQLHRMQGDSHQAPIFCDQEPSNRRPYRTPSFSGVSSSCGSMKGSLTGSRESLQSEFIAQRRGSLERVHISQTPKKEQSQRSYVVPVKTGWLPIQRVMKVEDSQGHRQIVSPHSAAQVKLKQPITPTFLKSRGSVSLYKDDQAEKSQRKTWQTPDRSSPVIKQVADNETQKPGIWQAIRRGWNINRLSGTRSSQRSTVIPSEPRLEVPANRKVSDKEPQHSPLRTAVYGRPESVQRVFCGASDPHREETRVEERPLRSPAPPPFEPYRRHSLQPSEIQTSSTTTTLVPRNKVGFSSITISSRKVGRSASLNTSDRTSGQTANSLNVEAMGPRKATIVKVTEQRTTVKPMPVVHQRKPAIIKVTEHKESYSPGTGYTMGNISPCGNETEPVKSCEPAPSEVLEQEPKRPVIRKWSLGFQETLPQPQNKNQQEAIPIRWSSTPCLTLIQKPDPHQSPEEVLALNAAAIIANIKLQRQLSQKKTLPCNSKQESSTSPKGNTGIITPQM